A section of the Saccharomyces paradoxus strain CBS432 chromosome XII sequence genome encodes:
- the CST9 gene encoding SUMO ligase CST9 (SUMO E3 ligase~similar to YLR394W), with the protein MSDSIFEQPFVYCGVCHRRTSHGDPLRLTSCAHILCSQHSPVTSKVCPICHSNDISIIKLIESKQLPTDIRIFFEPLPQLLESLYNVSQFQLKGLSNQCQYYQNHCLKLREKCARQQQLLYQAKIELDSMAILKKRIQELEAVLKHNNVSSMSVGVLPTNISHQNNYQPPPTVDLTVDDNSLEEFEAKSFIKKLKKNSSLRNSSKNNNGTVTPSTSSRVNKNQPLYMETLNNPNKNSIPSPSLNPNANGNLPNISTIAESTNLNRFSYSPLRVAKDFNSKLPNFDILTNNGSISSKNISRLSSASFQPSSPLSSSSGKLILPNNNIRELRHSNTPLTSTPTQFPSALEKLKITRKRNNTISGSNRITHNLSSHVRSSGIAFSSSSTSLQQSKLPKSNILKRSSSTQQLTNTHLKNDNSQPPRSSNTVLGGSKKNNKFRRIR; encoded by the coding sequence ATGTCGGATTCTATTTTCGAACAGCCTTTTGTGTACTGTGGTGTTTGCCATAGAAGAACATCGCATGGAGATCCACTGCGGCTGACTTCATGTGCTCATATTCTTTGTTCGCAGCATTCTCCGGTAACATCAAAGGTGTGTCCCATATGTCATTCAAACGATATTTCCATCATCAAGCTTATAGAGTCCAAGCAACTACCCACTGACAttaggattttttttgagccATTGCCCCAACTTTTGGAGTCGTTGTACAATGTCTCCCAATTCCAGTTGAAGGGACTTTCAAATCAATGTCAATACTATCAAAATCATTGTTTAAAGttaagagaaaaatgtGCGAGACAGCAACAGTTGTTATATCAAGCCAAAATAGAGTTGGATTCTATGGCAattctaaagaaaagaatacaGGAATTAGAGGCAGTGTTGAAACATAACAATGTTTCTTCTATGTCAGTGGGTGTGCTGCCGACCAACATCAGCCATCAAAATAATTATCAGCCCCCCCCAACCGTTGATTTGACTGTTGATGACAATAGTTTAGAAGAATTCGAAGCTAAAtcatttatcaaaaaactaaaaaaaaactcctCTTTGAGAAATTCTTCgaaaaataacaatggAACTGTCACTCCCTCCACAAGTAGTCGTGTAAATAAAAACCAACCTCTCTATATGGAGACGTTGAATAATCCTAATAAAAATAGCATTCCTTCTCCTAGCCTGAATCCAAATGCCAATGGAAATCTACCTAATATTTCCACTATTGCAGAATCGACCAATTTAAACAGATTTTCGTACTCTCCTTTACGTGTTGCTAAAGATTTCAATAGCAAGCTGCCAAATTTTGACATCCTCACGAATAATGGCTCTATATCTTCCAAGAATATATCAAGATTAtcttcagcttcttttCAACCGTCTTCGCCTCTATCTTCGTCATCAGGCAAACTTATTTTACCGAACAACAACATTAGAGAATTGCGTCATTCAAACACTCCTTTAACAAGCACCCCAACGCAGTTTCCCTCAGCATTAGAAAAGTTAAAAAtaacaaggaaaagaaataatacTATTAGTGGTTCGAATAGAATAACACACAACTTGAGCTCACATGTAAGAAGCAGTGGTATtgcattttcatcttcatcgaCCTCATTGCAACAAAGTAAACTGCCGAAATCGAACATACTAAAGCGATCCAGTTCAACTCAGCAACTGACCAATACACACCTCAAGAATGATAATTCTCAGCCACCTCGCTCAAGTAATACTGTATTAGGTGGTA
- the ATP10 gene encoding Atp10p (Assembly factor for the F0 sector of mitochondrial F1F0 ATP synthase~similar to YLR393W) — MQLIFKRFYSPTPTRMSFLGKFLKPMMATASPKEYQIKQLIKPIGLTHAPKKNTKYSQGNSLKDMFDSEKTNHRVKELAVEFSKSGLYDVQVFQKTKGKLFIAPISYWKDDRALFFPHLVGTSMDSTKQQNIEDLLRGKTSIVRLFSTAAGDKLSSSYFQETVSNNKKTNYLTEADARLSLNNNNVQIVEVNLVENAVKSALVKTLARWANPVPSWRQPFYFECPRAQWPFSIREELFCNNVFSGYVFLVDQHLKIRWAACGEATPSEKEALWKFAKSL, encoded by the coding sequence ATGCAGctcattttcaaaagattttacTCTCCTACGCCTACACGGATGTCCTTCTTGGGTAAATTTCTCAAGCCAATGATGGCAACAGCTTCACCAAAAGAATACCAGATCAAACAACTGATCAAACCAATAGGATTAACACACgcaccaaagaaaaatactaaATACTCTCAGGGAAACTCTCTAAAGGACATGTTTGATTCGGAAAAGACGAATCATAGAGTTAAAGAGTTGGCCGTTGAATTCAGCAAATCCGGACTTTACGACGTGCAAGTCTTCCAAAAGACAAAGGGGAAATTGTTTATAGCTCCAATTTCATATTGGAAAGATGACAGGGCCTTATTTTTCCCTCATTTGGTAGGAACATCAATGGATAGTACTAAACAACAGAATATTGAGGATTTGTTGAGGGGTAAGACCAGTATAGTGAGGTTATTTAGTACAGCGGCTGGCGATAAGTTGAGCAGTTCATACTTCCAAGAAACCGTAagcaataacaaaaaaactaaCTATTTGACTGAAGCTGATGCGCGTTTAAGTCtaaacaacaataacgTCCAAATCGTCGAGGTCAACCTTGTAGAAAACGCTGTGAAAAGCGCTCTTGTGAAAACTCTCGCTCGTTGGGCAAATCCTGTTCCATCCTGGCGTCAGCCGTTTTATTTCGAGTGTCCTAGGGCCCAATGGCCATTTTCCATCAGGGAAGAGCTCTTTTGCAACAATGTCTTTTCTGGCTACGTCTTTCTGGTGGACCAGCATTTAAAAATTAGGTGGGCAGCCTGCGGGGAGGCCACTCCATCTGAAAAGGAAGCGTTGTGGAAGTTTGCCAAAAGTCTGTGA